One segment of Longimicrobium sp. DNA contains the following:
- a CDS encoding sugar transferase, translated as LFKLVDDPRITRVGAILRRTSLDELPQLINVLRGEMSLVGPRPLPLIDMDRFEARHFERLAVTPGITGPWQVSGRNLVTDFDEVLRMERSYIAEWSLWLDVRIMLRTLVVVLRGEGAY; from the coding sequence CGCTGTTCAAGCTGGTGGACGATCCGCGGATCACGCGGGTGGGAGCGATCCTGCGGCGCACCAGCCTGGACGAGCTTCCGCAGCTGATCAACGTGCTGCGCGGGGAGATGAGCCTGGTGGGGCCGAGGCCGCTGCCGCTCATCGACATGGATCGCTTCGAGGCGCGGCACTTCGAGCGGCTGGCGGTGACGCCGGGGATCACGGGGCCGTGGCAGGTGAGCGGGCGCAACCTGGTGACGGACTTCGACGAGGTGCTGCGCATGGAGCGCAGCTACATCGCGGAGTGGTCGCTCTGGCTGGACGTGCGCATCATGCTGCGCACCCTGGTGGTGGTGCTGCGCGGCGAAGGGGCGTACTGA
- a CDS encoding methyltransferase domain-containing protein, with product MTPAAAPTDDAIFRELMRIRETDPSTADLLQFRSMVTAAQYRRLYRLTRRLVPAGSEVLDWGCGNGHFSYALKRMGYRVSGFAFEDFALRRHLGSDYDFKLGEPGEPVRLPHPENRFDAVFSVGVLEHVREFEGDEAGSLREIRRVLRPGGHFVCYHFPNQHSLVERVNGSAGRHTHLYRYTADDVRRLCAESGMELVQLRRYAALPRNVFGRLPAPLSGWGSLAHAYDAADAVLGTVLSPLCQNYLFVARKPG from the coding sequence GTGACACCCGCCGCCGCGCCGACGGACGACGCGATCTTTCGCGAGCTGATGCGGATCCGCGAGACGGACCCGAGCACCGCGGACCTGCTCCAGTTCCGCAGCATGGTGACGGCGGCGCAGTACCGGCGCCTCTACCGGCTGACCCGCCGTCTCGTCCCCGCCGGGAGCGAGGTGCTGGACTGGGGGTGCGGCAACGGGCACTTCTCGTACGCGCTGAAGCGGATGGGCTACCGCGTGAGCGGCTTCGCCTTCGAAGACTTCGCGCTGCGCAGGCACCTGGGGAGCGACTACGACTTCAAGCTGGGCGAGCCGGGGGAGCCCGTGCGCCTTCCGCATCCGGAGAACCGCTTCGACGCCGTCTTCTCCGTGGGTGTGCTGGAGCACGTGCGCGAGTTCGAGGGCGACGAGGCGGGCAGCCTGCGCGAGATCCGCCGCGTGCTGCGGCCGGGGGGCCACTTCGTGTGCTACCACTTCCCCAACCAGCACAGCCTGGTGGAAAGGGTGAACGGGTCCGCGGGCCGCCACACACACCTGTACCGCTACACCGCCGACGACGTGCGCCGGCTGTGCGCGGAGAGCGGGATGGAGCTGGTGCAGCTGCGGCGGTACGCGGCGCTCCCGCGCAACGTGTTCGGGCGGCTTCCCGCGCCGCTGAGCGGGTGGGGCTCGCTGGCGCACGCCTACGACGCGGCCGATGCCGTGCTCGGAACCGTGCTGTCGCCGCTCTGCCAGAACTACCTGTTCGTCGCCCGCAAGCCCGGCTGA